Genomic window (Nitrosophilus kaiyonis):
CTCTAAAACTTCAATTATAAATTTTTGTGGTGGAATCAAAGATAATATATCACTTTCTAACAGATTATTATCAACATTTATAAATCCAAGCTTATTTCCAGTTAAACTTTTAAAATCAATATTATTAAATAAAATAGTTAAAATATGAGAAGTTGCTCTTATATTATCAGACTCTGTACATACATTTTCTTCATTTGATCTAAACAAAATCTCATAACCAAATATCTTATTATCACTATCTAAAATTGGTTGCCTTCCTAAAAAAACATCATTGAGCACTTCTCACCTCTTTTTAACTAATTGAACAGAGTTTTAATAACGCCTCACTATCTGGCTCTCTTTTTGCAAATGCTTTGAAACTATCTAATGCTGGTCTGCTGCCCCCTTTGCATAATATCTCTTGAAGATAACTTTCACTTATTTCATGATTATAGATTCCATTATCTACAAAGATAAAAAATGCATCAGCACTTAATACTTCAGCCCATTTATAACTATAATAGCCTGCTGCATAACCTCCTGCAAATATATGTGAAAAACTCCATTGAAATCTGTTATATTTAGGTGGTTTTATCACACTAACCTCTTCTCTTACTCTATCTAAAACTTTTTGAACATTAACAGGATATTGCATATGAATTAGCATATCAAAAAGTCCAAACTCAAGCTGTCTAACCATAGCCATTGCGCTTTGAAAATTTTTAGATGCCACAAGTTTATCAATCATCTCATCGCTTAAAACTTCTCCACTCTTATAATGTTTTGCAAACTCTTTTAAAACCTTTTTCTCATATGCAAAATTTTCCAAAAACTGGCTTGGAAACTCTACTGCATCCCATTCAACTCCACTTATTCCACTAGCAAAAGGCTCTTTTACTTCGCTTAATAAGTGATGAAGGGCATGTCCCATCTCATGAAACAGTGTTACAACATCACTTGGTCTTAGCAGACTTGGATTATCTTTCGTTGATGGAGCAAAATTTGCAACAATATAAGCTATTGGATAAATAGTTTCGCCTTTTTCATCAATATGGTGACTTATCCACTCATCCATCCATGCTCCACCTCTTTTACCCTCTCTTGCTTCAAGATCAAGATATAATCTACCAACCAATCTATTTGGCAAACTCAATTCATAACATTTTACACTCTCATCCCATACAGGAGTTTTAACCTCCTTAAATTCAAGTCTAAAAAGTTTATTTAAAAATTTAAAAAGCCCATTTACAGTCTGTTCTTTTTCAAAATATGGCCTATAATACTCCTCTTCAAATCCAAACTTTTCCTCTTTTAACTTTTCACTATAGTATGCAACATCAAAAGCTTGGAGCTCATCTTCTAAACCTTTTTCTTTAGCAAACTGTTTTAGCTCTTCAAACTCTTTTATCGCTTGTTTTTTACTTCTTTTTGCTAAATATTTTAAAAAATCAACAACTTTTTCAGGTTCAGCTGCCATTTTAGTCTCAAGACTAAGCTGGGCATAATTTTTAAAACCTAAAATTTTTGCCTTTTCATCTCTTAATTTTAATATCTCATTTAAAATATCCTCATTTTCTGGAGCTCTTGTAACATATGCTCTGTAAAGCTTTTCTCTTTTTTCTCTGTTGCTTCCATATGTCATATAAGTTATAAAGCTTGGCTGTTTAAGAGTAAATCTGTAAACAGTTTTTCCATCTTTTTCAATTTTTGCTGCATCAAGGTCAGTTTTTGGAAGCTCTTTTACATCTTCAAAATTTTCAATGATCATTTCATAATTATCGGTAGCTTTTAAAAGATTTTGAGCAAACTTAGAATTAAGCTCACTCAAAGCTATATTTATATCTTTGAGCCTGTTTTTTTTATCTTCATCAAGTCCAACACCACTTAATTCAAACTCTTTTAAAAGATCTGTTAAAACTTTTCTTCTATCTTGCTCTAAAATTTCATACTCTTTTTCATATATATCTTTTAATGCTTTATAAATATTTTCATTTTGTCCAAATTCTGTATGATATCTGCTAATTTCTGGCAATAATTCATTATAAACTTTTTCTGTTTTATCACTATTTTTTACATAATTTAGATGGGATATAGGACTAAAATAAAATCCAAGTTTTTCCTCCATTAACTGTAATGGACGAACAAAATTTTCATATGTTTTTAAAGGAAGTTTTAAAAGCTCTTCTATTTTTTTCCTATTATCATTTATAATTTTTAAGACTTGTTCTTTTTGATTTTCAATATTTTCTTCATTAACTGAAAATTCTGGAAATCTCATAAATTCTCCTCCAATATTTTTTTAATATTTTTGTAAAAAATCTCAAAATCTGGCAATTTCAAATTTGATTCTCTTTGTTTTTTGCCCCACATTGGCTCAGGGAAAAAACTATCATTTTTAAATCTTGCCATTATATGCCAATGAACCTGCGGAACATAATTGCCAAAAGAGGCGATATTAATTTTTTCTGGTTTAAAATATTTTATCATCTCTTTTTCTATAAATTCTAAAGCTTTAAAAATAGCCTCTTTTGTTGCTTTATCGCAATCACTCATCTCTTTACACTTTTTTTTAGCAAAAATTTTGAGCCATGGAACCTCTGATCTTTCTTCTTCAATAAAAATTAAACTATTTTCATAAATCATTTTCTATCCTGTTTCATAATAAATATTTATTATAGTAAAATAATTTTTCTCAAGGAGAGCTGATGAAAAAAATTTTATTGTTAATACTATTTATATCTTCACTTTTTTCTCAAATAAATTGGCAAAATAGCTACAAAAATGCTTTAAATTTAGCAAAAAAAACAAAAAAGCCTCTTCTTGTTTTTATGCAAAGATTAAATCCTCCATGCAGATGGTGTGAAAAAATGAAAAATACAACACTCAAAGATGAAAAAATAGCAAATATTATAAATAAATATTTTATCCCAGTAAAAATAGTAAGAGAAAAGAAAAATTATCCAAATTTTTTA
Coding sequences:
- a CDS encoding M3 family metallopeptidase, producing the protein MRFPEFSVNEENIENQKEQVLKIINDNRKKIEELLKLPLKTYENFVRPLQLMEEKLGFYFSPISHLNYVKNSDKTEKVYNELLPEISRYHTEFGQNENIYKALKDIYEKEYEILEQDRRKVLTDLLKEFELSGVGLDEDKKNRLKDINIALSELNSKFAQNLLKATDNYEMIIENFEDVKELPKTDLDAAKIEKDGKTVYRFTLKQPSFITYMTYGSNREKREKLYRAYVTRAPENEDILNEILKLRDEKAKILGFKNYAQLSLETKMAAEPEKVVDFLKYLAKRSKKQAIKEFEELKQFAKEKGLEDELQAFDVAYYSEKLKEEKFGFEEEYYRPYFEKEQTVNGLFKFLNKLFRLEFKEVKTPVWDESVKCYELSLPNRLVGRLYLDLEAREGKRGGAWMDEWISHHIDEKGETIYPIAYIVANFAPSTKDNPSLLRPSDVVTLFHEMGHALHHLLSEVKEPFASGISGVEWDAVEFPSQFLENFAYEKKVLKEFAKHYKSGEVLSDEMIDKLVASKNFQSAMAMVRQLEFGLFDMLIHMQYPVNVQKVLDRVREEVSVIKPPKYNRFQWSFSHIFAGGYAAGYYSYKWAEVLSADAFFIFVDNGIYNHEISESYLQEILCKGGSRPALDSFKAFAKREPDSEALLKLCSIS
- a CDS encoding HIT family protein, with product MIYENSLIFIEEERSEVPWLKIFAKKKCKEMSDCDKATKEAIFKALEFIEKEMIKYFKPEKINIASFGNYVPQVHWHIMARFKNDSFFPEPMWGKKQRESNLKLPDFEIFYKNIKKILEENL
- a CDS encoding thioredoxin family protein, with the translated sequence MKKILLLILFISSLFSQINWQNSYKNALNLAKKTKKPLLVFMQRLNPPCRWCEKMKNTTLKDEKIANIINKYFIPVKIVREKKNYPNFLKSKYVPAIFILDFNEKPITKIVGYWDVNDFESDLRYILKKLNSKN